In one Sesamum indicum cultivar Zhongzhi No. 13 linkage group LG12, S_indicum_v1.0, whole genome shotgun sequence genomic region, the following are encoded:
- the LOC105174976 gene encoding RPM1-interacting protein 4: MSEKGRPLPKFGEWDVNDPASAEGFTVIFNKARDEKKTGGKPDSPTKVDTNKNHGAEPLKPQGKKWFCCMQNPSAES; the protein is encoded by the exons ATGTCG GAGAAGGGTCGGCCATTGCCAAAGTTTGGTGAATGGGATGTTAATGATCCCGCTTCAGCAGAGGGATTTACTGTAATATTTAACAAGGCCCGGGATGAGAAGAAGACAGGTGGGAAGCCAGATTCTCCAACAAAGGTGgatacaaataaaaatcatgGGGCAGAACCACTAAAACCTCAGGGT AAAAAATGGTTCTGCTGCATGCAGAATCCAAGTGCAGAATCTTGA